DNA from Kitasatospora herbaricolor:
TGATCGTCTCTGCCGCGGGCGCCGCCGCCCTGCTACTGGCCGTCCCCGCCGCGGCGGCCCCGACCACAGTCGGCACGCCCGGCATCGGCGACCCGTACTACCCGACGTACGGCAACGGCGGCTACGACGTGTCGCACTACGACATCCGCCTGACCTACCAGCCGGTCACCGACCGGCTGGAGGGCACCACGACCATCCTGGCCACCGCCACCCAGGACCTCACCCGCTTCAACCTCGACTTCGCCCTGGACGTCAGCCAGGTGCTGGTCAACGGCCGCCCGGCCGGGTACGCCCCCACCGGGGAGCAGGAGCTGGAGGTCACTCCGGCCGTGCCGCTCGCCAAGGGCGCCGCGGCCACCGTGGTGGTCCGCTACGCGGGCACCCCGTCCAAGGTGTCCCGCTACGGGTTCACCGCCTGGCTGCGCACCCCCGACGGCGGGGTCGCGGCCGGGGAGCCCGAGGCGGCCTGGTGGTGGTTCCCCAGCAACGACCACCCCGCGGACAAGGCCACCTTCGACGTCTCCGTCCAGGTGCCCGACGGCACCCAGGCGATCAGCAACGGCACCCTCGTCTCCCAGACCTCCCGGCTCGGCTGGACCCGCTTCAACTGGCGCCAGAACAAACCCCAGGCGACCTACCTCACCACGCTGGCCCTCGGCAGGTTCGACATCAGCACCGACACCACCCCGGGCGGGCTGCCGGTGCTCACCGCCTACAGCAAGGACCTCGGCGACAACGCCGGCGCAGCCCGCGCCAGCGTCCAGCGCACCGGCGAGGTGCTCGACTGGCTCAGCGGCCACTTCGGCCCGTACCCCTTCGGCTCGGCGGGCGGCTACGTCCCCAACGTGACCACCGGGTACGCGCTGGAGACCCAGGGCCGGGTCTTCTACAGCCCGCGGCAGTTCGCCGCCGGCTCCAACACCTCCGTGGTCGTCCACGAGCTGGCGCACCAGTGGTACGGCGACAGCGTCTCGCTGGAGCGCTGGAGCGACATCTGGCTCAACGAGGGCTTCGCCCGCTACGCCCAGTGGCTCTGGTCCGAGCACGAGAACGAGGGCACGGCCCAGGAGATCGCCGACTACGTCTACGCCCTGCACCCGGCCGGCGACGCCTTCTGGAACGTCAAGCCCGGCGACCCGGGCCCGGAACGGCAGTTCGACGCCGCGGTCTACGACCGGGGAGCGCTCACGATCCAGGCGCTGCGCAACACCGTCGGGGAGGAGGCCTTCTTCCGCATCCTCAAGGAGTGGCCGGCCGAGCACCGGTACGGCAACGCGACCATCGCCCAGTTCCAGGCGTTCGCCGAGCGGGTCTCCGGGAAGCCGCTCGGCGACCTGCTGAACACCTGGCTCTACACGGCGGGCCGCCCGGCCGCCGGGCCGGCGACGCCGCCGGCCGGAGGGGCGTCCTTCGCGGCGGCGGCCCGGCCCTCGGCCGACGCGGTGCCGGAACCGCGCTCGTGGAAGCAGATCCGGGCCACCGACGGCGTCCACGACCACGCGGAGCGGCACCCCCGCCCGTAGCCACCGCCAGTGGCCACCGCCGCCGCGAACGGTCCCGGGCGCGCCGCCCGGGACCGTTCGCGGCGGGGTCGCCGGCGTGCCGGCGGCGGTCAGGGCGTGCCGGGCCGGTCCGCCGTCACCAGGTAGTAGTCGAGCAGACCCTCCCGCCAGGCGGGCAGGAAGTTGCGCGACCAGTGCCCGGGCGGCACCACGCCGCCCGCCAGGAAGCGGTCGAAGCCGGGCCAGACCGCCGCCCCGATCGACCGTACGGCCGGGCGCGCGAACCCGGCGGCCGCCAGGGCCTCGGCGAAGCCGGTGATCGGGTGCGGGACGTCCAGCCCGTCCGCGAAGCTCTCCAGCAGCTCGCGCAGCCGCCCGGCCGCCGCCGGGCCGCTGGTGAAGAAGGTCGTCACCACCAGCCGCCCGCCGGGACGCAGCACCCGGGCCGCCTCCCGGGCGAAGCCCGGCAGTTCGGGGAAGTGCTGCGCCGCTTCCACCGAGTACACGCCGTCGAGCTCGCCGGCCTCGAACGGCAGCCGGTCGGCGGCGCCGGTCGTGTACGAGAGCCGGTCCGGGTGGGCGGCCAGCGGGCCGGCGTTGGCGGCCGTCGCCCGCGCCACCTGCTCGGGGTGGATGTCCACCCCCGTGACCGCCGCGAAGCCCAGCTCCTCGACCGCCAGCGCGCAGCCCAGCCCGCGACCGCACCCGACCTCCGCCAGCCGGCTCGCCGCCGGCTGCGGGAACTCGCCCAGCACCCTGCGGTAGAGCGCCTGCTGGCTGCGCACCCGGTCGGACCGGGTGGGCGGGCCGGCCGGCCCGACCTCGCTCCAGTCCCCGAAGTTGATGTACCCGCCGGCGAAGGGTGCCGCGGTGCTGAGGTCCTCCGGCCCGTAGACCCGACGTACCGCCGGCGGAATCCCGTCCTGGCTCACCCGAACTCCGATCTGTAGCCGCTGTTCCGCCGGCACCTGCGCCGGCGGGCGAGGAGTACGTACCCGCACGGGTGCCCCGGTGACACCGCTCGGGCGGGTGGCCACCTCCCCGGCAGGCCCGCCGTGGCCGGGGAGGTCGGCCCGGAGCGGTCGGGCCCGGCCGCAGGGGGCGGGCTCAGGCCCCCGCGGCGAGCTTGAGGACGATCACGCCACCGAGGATCGCGGCGAAGGAGGCCAGTTTCACCGCGGTGATCCGCTCCTTGTGGACGACGGCGCCGAGCAGGACCGTCCCGACGGCGCCGGAGCCGGTCCACACGGTGTAGCCGACGCCGACGTCCAGGGTCCGCAGGGCCAGGCTGAGCGTGAAGATGCCGCCGGTGGCCGCCAGCAGGGTGAGGACGGAGGGCCAGAGGCGGGTGAAGCCCTTGGTGGCGTTGGTGCCGAGGGCGAAGACGATCTCGAAGACGATGGCGACGGCCAGGTAGATCCAGGGCATGGCAGCGCTCCTTGGCTGACGAGGTCCGGCCCGGGGGAGCCCGGGTCGGGGCCGGCCGGGGCGGCCGGGCGGGCCGGGTCGGGCGGGGTGGTCGGCTCAGGCCGGGACGGCGGGCCGGGCGGCCGGCTCGGGCCCGGCCGCGGCCTGCGGGTCGTCCGTGCCGGCGCCGTCCGAGAGCTTGAGCCCGAGCACGCCGCCGATGATCAGGACGAAGGCGAGGATCTTCCAGCCGTTGACCGACTCGTGGAAGAGGAGGGCGCCGAGCACGACGGTGCCGACCGAGCCGATGCCG
Protein-coding regions in this window:
- a CDS encoding DMT family transporter; this translates as MPWIYLAVAIVFEIVFALGTNATKGFTRLWPSVLTLLAATGGIFTLSLALRTLDVGVGYTVWTGSGAVGTVLLGAVVHKERITAVKLASFAAILGGVIVLKLAAGA
- a CDS encoding M1 family metallopeptidase; amino-acid sequence: MRKRLIVSAAGAAALLLAVPAAAAPTTVGTPGIGDPYYPTYGNGGYDVSHYDIRLTYQPVTDRLEGTTTILATATQDLTRFNLDFALDVSQVLVNGRPAGYAPTGEQELEVTPAVPLAKGAAATVVVRYAGTPSKVSRYGFTAWLRTPDGGVAAGEPEAAWWWFPSNDHPADKATFDVSVQVPDGTQAISNGTLVSQTSRLGWTRFNWRQNKPQATYLTTLALGRFDISTDTTPGGLPVLTAYSKDLGDNAGAARASVQRTGEVLDWLSGHFGPYPFGSAGGYVPNVTTGYALETQGRVFYSPRQFAAGSNTSVVVHELAHQWYGDSVSLERWSDIWLNEGFARYAQWLWSEHENEGTAQEIADYVYALHPAGDAFWNVKPGDPGPERQFDAAVYDRGALTIQALRNTVGEEAFFRILKEWPAEHRYGNATIAQFQAFAERVSGKPLGDLLNTWLYTAGRPAAGPATPPAGGASFAAAARPSADAVPEPRSWKQIRATDGVHDHAERHPRP
- a CDS encoding class I SAM-dependent methyltransferase; this encodes MSQDGIPPAVRRVYGPEDLSTAAPFAGGYINFGDWSEVGPAGPPTRSDRVRSQQALYRRVLGEFPQPAASRLAEVGCGRGLGCALAVEELGFAAVTGVDIHPEQVARATAANAGPLAAHPDRLSYTTGAADRLPFEAGELDGVYSVEAAQHFPELPGFAREAARVLRPGGRLVVTTFFTSGPAAAGRLRELLESFADGLDVPHPITGFAEALAAAGFARPAVRSIGAAVWPGFDRFLAGGVVPPGHWSRNFLPAWREGLLDYYLVTADRPGTP
- a CDS encoding DMT family transporter: MAWIHLLIASVFEVVFALATNATDGFTRLGPSLLSSAAAAGGIYFLSLALRTLDVGVGYTVWTGIGSVGTVVLGALLFHESVNGWKILAFVLIIGGVLGLKLSDGAGTDDPQAAAGPEPAARPAVPA